Proteins from one Streptomyces sp. NBC_00390 genomic window:
- the glyA gene encoding serine hydroxymethyltransferase, translating to MSLLNTPLHELDPDVAAAVDAELHRQQSTLEMIASENFAPVAVMEAQGSVLTNKYAEGYPGRRYYGGCEHVDVVEQIAIDRIKELFGAEHANVQPHSGAQANAAAMFALLKPGDTIMGLNLAHGGHLTHGMKINFSGKLYNVVPYHVDEQTGRVDMAEVEKLAKESKPKLIVAGWSAYPRQLDFAAFRRIADEVGAYLMVDMAHFAGLVAAGLHPNPVPHAHVVTTTTHKTLGGPRGGVILSTAELAKKINSAVFPGQQGGPLEHVIAAKAVSFKIAASEDFKERQQRTLDGARILAERLVRSDVAEHGVSVLSGGTDVHLVLVDLRNSELDGQQAEDRLHEVGITVNRNAVPNDPRPPMVTSGLRIGTPALATRGFQADDFREVADIIAEALKPSYDAAGLRARVTALADKHPLYPGLTK from the coding sequence ATGTCGCTTCTGAACACCCCTCTCCATGAGCTGGACCCGGACGTCGCCGCCGCCGTCGACGCCGAGCTCCACCGTCAGCAGTCCACCCTCGAAATGATCGCCTCGGAGAACTTCGCTCCGGTGGCGGTCATGGAGGCCCAGGGCTCCGTCCTCACCAACAAGTACGCCGAGGGCTACCCCGGCCGCCGCTACTACGGCGGCTGTGAGCACGTCGACGTGGTCGAGCAGATCGCGATCGACCGCATCAAGGAGCTCTTCGGCGCCGAGCACGCCAATGTGCAGCCGCACTCGGGCGCCCAGGCGAACGCGGCCGCGATGTTCGCGCTGCTGAAGCCGGGCGACACGATCATGGGCCTGAACCTGGCCCACGGCGGTCACCTGACCCACGGCATGAAGATCAACTTCTCCGGCAAGCTCTACAACGTGGTCCCCTACCACGTGGACGAGCAGACCGGTCGGGTCGACATGGCAGAGGTCGAGAAGCTCGCCAAGGAGTCCAAGCCGAAGCTGATCGTGGCCGGCTGGTCCGCGTATCCGCGTCAGCTGGACTTCGCGGCGTTCCGCCGGATCGCCGACGAGGTCGGCGCGTACCTGATGGTCGACATGGCCCACTTCGCGGGTCTGGTGGCCGCGGGCCTGCACCCCAACCCGGTGCCGCACGCCCATGTGGTCACCACCACGACGCACAAGACGCTCGGCGGTCCGCGCGGCGGTGTGATCCTGTCGACGGCCGAGCTCGCCAAGAAGATCAACTCCGCGGTCTTCCCCGGCCAGCAGGGCGGCCCGCTCGAGCACGTCATCGCGGCGAAGGCGGTCTCCTTCAAGATCGCGGCCTCCGAGGACTTCAAGGAGCGCCAGCAGCGCACGCTGGACGGCGCCCGCATCCTCGCCGAGCGTCTCGTCCGGTCCGACGTGGCCGAGCACGGTGTCTCCGTACTGTCCGGCGGTACGGACGTGCACCTGGTCCTGGTGGACCTGCGCAACTCCGAGCTGGACGGCCAGCAGGCCGAGGACCGTCTCCACGAGGTCGGCATCACCGTCAACCGCAACGCCGTCCCGAACGACCCGCGGCCGCCTATGGTCACCTCGGGTCTGCGGATCGGCACCCCGGCGCTGGCCACCCGCGGCTTCCAGGCCGACGACTTCCGCGAGGTCGCGGACATCATCGCCGAGGCGCTGAAGCCGTCGTACGACGCCGCGGGCCTGCGTGCCCGGGTCACGGCGCTGGCCGACAAGCA
- a CDS encoding enhanced serine sensitivity protein SseB, producing METSEHTHQQPYSGWPGNELEQVLGAALGNPAAGGRLVEVLGRSHVWVPLPSGGGPDSPNLDLPTVEIDGAPYVPVFSSEQQFFACVGSHMSFTVAPAREFARGLPPQLGIAVNPGGAVGVPLPPPAVAELCRAGRTPLEGPATGGRVRLFEPDWQEEPVDFLSAAAGEFEATGIVLTARRALASIEGDPPVLFIGVQLSSFEGSDRNAPMDALGRALSRVQLGWPVNLVLLDIAQDPVGDWMLERVRPFYQRRDG from the coding sequence ATGGAGACTTCGGAGCACACCCACCAGCAGCCGTACAGCGGCTGGCCGGGCAATGAGCTGGAACAGGTGCTCGGCGCCGCGCTGGGCAACCCCGCGGCCGGAGGGCGGCTGGTCGAGGTGCTCGGCCGCAGCCATGTCTGGGTCCCGCTACCGAGCGGCGGCGGTCCCGACAGCCCGAATCTCGATCTGCCCACCGTGGAGATCGACGGTGCCCCCTACGTCCCTGTCTTCAGCTCCGAGCAGCAGTTCTTCGCCTGCGTCGGGAGTCATATGTCCTTCACCGTGGCGCCCGCCCGGGAATTCGCGCGCGGGCTGCCCCCGCAGCTCGGCATCGCCGTGAACCCCGGCGGCGCCGTCGGCGTCCCGCTGCCTCCGCCCGCCGTCGCCGAGCTGTGCCGGGCGGGACGTACCCCGCTCGAGGGGCCTGCCACCGGAGGCAGGGTGCGGCTGTTCGAGCCGGACTGGCAGGAGGAGCCGGTCGACTTCCTCTCGGCTGCCGCCGGAGAGTTCGAGGCGACCGGAATCGTCCTGACCGCCCGCCGTGCCCTCGCCTCCATCGAGGGGGACCCGCCGGTCCTGTTCATCGGCGTCCAGCTCTCCTCCTTCGAGGGCTCCGACCGCAACGCCCCGATGGACGCGCTCGGCCGTGCGCTGAGCCGGGTACAGCTCGGCTGGCCGGTCAACCTCGTCCTGCTGGACATAGCCCAGGACCCCGTCGGCGACTGGATGCTGGAGCGGGTCCGGCCCTTCTACCAGCGCCGGGACGGGTAG
- the gcvH gene encoding glycine cleavage system protein GcvH, whose protein sequence is MSNPQQLRYSKEHEWLSAAEDGVSTVGITEHAANALGDVVYVQLPEVGDTVTAGDTCGELESTKSVSDLYSPVSGEVTETNEDVVNDPSLVNSAPFEGGWLFKVRVSEEPKDLLSADEYTDFAS, encoded by the coding sequence ATGAGCAACCCCCAGCAGCTGCGCTACAGCAAGGAGCACGAGTGGCTGTCGGCCGCCGAGGACGGCGTGTCGACGGTCGGCATCACGGAGCACGCGGCCAATGCGCTCGGCGACGTGGTGTACGTCCAGCTCCCCGAGGTCGGCGACACGGTCACCGCGGGTGACACCTGCGGAGAGCTGGAGTCCACCAAGTCGGTCAGCGACCTGTACTCGCCCGTCTCCGGTGAGGTCACCGAGACCAACGAGGACGTCGTCAACGACCCGTCTCTGGTGAACTCTGCCCCGTTCGAGGGCGGTTGGCTCTTCAAGGTGCGCGTCAGCGAGGAGCCGAAGGATCTGCTCTCCGCGGACGAGTACACCGACTTCGCCAGCTGA
- a CDS encoding AAA family ATPase — MTLQPSGAYATSAGVPAQPAVPVRGRGQAGASVLRDLRHRSGRGPQSLVFAAGDVVIVSGLPGSGKSTLIERAARGLGIDSQDTRDRWDARMPRLLPYAVYRPFVRIAHYAGLRRALRSGRSVVVHDCGTQAWVRRWIAREVRRRGTGLHLVLLDVTPRVAREGQRERGRGVSGYAFARHRRAVARLLAAAESGRLPAGCASAVLLDRAAAAGLTRLGFTEE, encoded by the coding sequence ATGACCTTGCAGCCGTCCGGCGCATACGCCACGTCGGCCGGAGTACCCGCTCAGCCGGCTGTCCCCGTCCGGGGCCGCGGGCAGGCGGGTGCATCCGTCCTGCGCGACCTGAGGCACCGATCGGGGCGCGGCCCGCAGAGCCTTGTCTTCGCCGCCGGTGACGTGGTGATCGTCTCCGGTCTGCCCGGCAGCGGAAAGTCCACGCTGATCGAGCGGGCCGCACGCGGTCTCGGGATCGACTCCCAGGACACCCGGGACAGGTGGGACGCCCGTATGCCCCGCCTGCTGCCGTACGCCGTGTACCGGCCGTTCGTCCGTATCGCCCACTACGCGGGCCTGCGGCGCGCACTGCGCTCGGGCCGCAGCGTGGTCGTCCACGACTGCGGCACCCAGGCGTGGGTGCGGCGCTGGATCGCCCGCGAGGTGCGCAGACGGGGGACCGGACTGCACCTCGTACTGCTCGATGTCACCCCGCGGGTGGCCCGCGAGGGCCAGCGTGAGCGTGGGCGCGGCGTCTCCGGCTACGCCTTCGCCCGCCACCGCCGGGCGGTCGCCCGTCTGCTCGCGGCCGCGGAATCGGGCCGGCTCCCGGCCGGCTGCGCCTCGGCGGTGCTGCTGGACCGCGCCGCGGCGGCGGGGCTGACGCGGCTGGGCTTCACCGAGGAGTAG
- a CDS encoding enhanced serine sensitivity protein SseB C-terminal domain-containing protein codes for MSASGTAAAGQVEHMLRQVTPGRYDAYEALLRALADPAGGRIWMLLWHGQPGSPDAQYGNMDVDGVGYAPCVTSAQELAVSGWNRAHEVVSGRDIARALYPERWGIWLNPHAPGGGVGIPWLDLRRIATGLDRMPAGPLRLSEPAIEIPQFYGLLAQNAHRTPAVRSLRRAWVQPAIGAAYLAIGLDLYDTSPQSVDAVRAMMQQSVGAVPDGLPVSTVAMSDEYDPVTMWLRVNARPFYDREAHGGAAAAGGYGYPPPVGR; via the coding sequence GTGAGCGCGTCAGGCACCGCGGCGGCCGGGCAGGTCGAGCACATGCTGCGCCAGGTGACTCCCGGACGCTATGACGCGTACGAGGCACTGCTGCGCGCCCTCGCGGACCCGGCGGGCGGCCGGATCTGGATGCTGCTGTGGCACGGTCAGCCCGGATCCCCCGACGCCCAGTACGGAAACATGGACGTCGACGGTGTGGGATACGCGCCGTGCGTCACCTCCGCCCAGGAGCTCGCCGTCTCCGGCTGGAACCGCGCGCACGAGGTGGTCAGCGGACGCGACATCGCCCGTGCGCTGTACCCGGAGCGCTGGGGCATCTGGCTCAATCCGCATGCCCCCGGTGGCGGCGTGGGCATTCCCTGGCTGGACCTGCGCCGTATCGCCACCGGACTCGACCGCATGCCGGCCGGGCCGCTGCGCCTGTCCGAACCGGCGATCGAGATCCCGCAGTTCTACGGGCTGCTGGCGCAGAACGCCCACCGCACCCCCGCGGTCCGCTCGCTCCGCCGCGCCTGGGTGCAGCCCGCGATCGGCGCCGCGTATCTCGCCATCGGCCTGGACCTCTACGACACGAGCCCGCAGTCCGTGGACGCGGTGCGCGCGATGATGCAGCAGTCGGTCGGCGCGGTCCCGGACGGCCTTCCGGTGTCCACGGTCGCGATGTCCGACGAGTACGACCCGGTGACGATGTGGCTGCGGGTCAACGCACGCCCGTTCTACGACCGTGAGGCCCATGGCGGCGCTGCCGCAGCCGGCGGCTACGGATATCCGCCGCCCGTCGGACGCTGA
- the gcvT gene encoding glycine cleavage system aminomethyltransferase GcvT, translated as MSNAPRLTALDALHRSLGATMTDFAGWDMPLRYGSERDEHNAVRTRAGLFDLSHMGEITVTGPQAAALLDYALVGNIGSVGVGRARYTMICQENGGIVDDLIVYRLGDNEYMVVANAGNAQIVLDALTERAEGFDAEVRDDRDAYALIAVQGPESPGILKSLTDADLDGLKYYAGLPGTVAGVPALIARTGYTGEDGFELFVEPQHAEKLWQALTEAGAPAGLIPCGLSCRDTLRLEAGMPLYGHELTTSLTPFDAGLGRVVKFEKSGDFVGREALQAAAERAETDPPRKLVGLIAEGRRVPRAGMSVVAGGTVVGEVTSGAPSPTLGKPIAIAYVDAAHAEPGTPGVGVDIRGTHEPYEVVALPFYKRQK; from the coding sequence ATGAGCAATGCCCCCCGTCTGACCGCTCTCGACGCCCTGCACCGCTCGCTGGGCGCGACCATGACCGACTTCGCGGGCTGGGACATGCCGCTGCGGTACGGCAGTGAGCGCGACGAGCACAACGCCGTCCGTACCAGGGCCGGTCTCTTCGACCTCTCCCACATGGGCGAGATCACCGTCACCGGCCCGCAGGCCGCCGCCCTCCTCGACTACGCGCTGGTCGGCAACATCGGCTCCGTCGGTGTCGGCCGCGCCCGCTACACGATGATCTGCCAGGAGAACGGCGGGATCGTCGACGACCTGATCGTCTACCGCCTCGGCGACAACGAGTACATGGTCGTCGCCAACGCGGGCAACGCGCAGATCGTCCTGGACGCCCTGACCGAGCGCGCCGAAGGCTTCGACGCCGAGGTCCGCGACGACCGTGACGCGTACGCGCTGATCGCCGTCCAGGGTCCCGAGTCCCCCGGCATCCTGAAGTCGCTGACCGACGCCGACCTGGACGGCCTGAAGTACTACGCGGGCCTGCCCGGCACGGTCGCCGGTGTGCCGGCACTGATCGCCCGTACGGGCTACACGGGCGAGGACGGCTTCGAGCTGTTCGTCGAGCCGCAGCACGCCGAGAAGCTGTGGCAGGCGCTGACCGAGGCGGGCGCCCCGGCCGGCCTGATCCCCTGCGGTCTCTCCTGCCGGGACACGCTGCGCCTGGAGGCGGGCATGCCGCTGTACGGGCATGAGCTGACCACCTCGCTGACCCCCTTCGACGCGGGGCTCGGCCGGGTCGTGAAGTTCGAGAAGAGCGGTGACTTCGTCGGCCGCGAGGCGCTGCAGGCCGCCGCCGAGCGCGCCGAGACCGACCCGCCGCGCAAGCTCGTCGGTCTGATCGCCGAGGGCCGCCGGGTCCCCCGAGCCGGCATGTCCGTGGTGGCCGGCGGCACGGTGGTCGGCGAGGTCACCTCGGGTGCCCCGAGCCCCACCCTCGGCAAGCCGATCGCCATCGCCTACGTGGACGCGGCCCACGCCGAGCCCGGTACGCCGGGCGTCGGTGTCGACATCCGCGGCACGCACGAGCCGTACGAGGTCGTGGCGCTGCCGTTCTACAAGCGCCAGAAGTGA